The proteins below are encoded in one region of Calditrichota bacterium:
- a CDS encoding DUF1669 domain-containing protein: MIGGMNFASITEKNHDVMVAARGPVVREVQKVFDRNWELAGGTTLSPSLEKQNAGYPPADPGEGVWIQYLVTMPYLENTRAFLLSKIKNARKRILLEMYLLSDPALITGLIGAFKRGIDVRVLLDANRLPLEFDLGGFPNKAAIQKLLRENIPVRLYRCAPGQEMHMKVALFDDDEVVVGSTNWTYASFAANSESCFFMKGKSVFEKFRALFEEDWTRNSLPAAPLNFKEKIIAAGFNRVYKEY; this comes from the coding sequence ATGATTGGCGGGATGAACTTTGCCAGCATTACGGAGAAGAATCACGATGTTATGGTCGCAGCCCGGGGGCCCGTGGTGCGGGAGGTGCAAAAAGTTTTCGACCGGAACTGGGAGTTGGCCGGCGGGACAACCCTTTCACCTTCATTGGAAAAACAAAACGCCGGATACCCGCCTGCGGATCCGGGCGAAGGTGTCTGGATTCAGTATCTGGTCACAATGCCATATCTTGAAAACACCAGGGCATTTCTGCTGTCAAAAATAAAAAACGCACGCAAAAGGATTTTGTTGGAAATGTACCTGCTCAGCGACCCGGCTCTCATTACCGGACTCATCGGGGCCTTTAAGAGGGGAATTGATGTGCGCGTTTTACTTGATGCCAATCGATTACCCCTTGAATTTGATCTGGGGGGATTTCCAAACAAAGCCGCCATTCAAAAATTGCTGCGGGAGAATATCCCCGTTAGGCTGTATCGCTGCGCACCGGGCCAGGAAATGCATATGAAAGTAGCTTTGTTTGATGACGACGAGGTGGTGGTTGGTTCCACCAACTGGACCTACGCCAGCTTTGCGGCCAATTCTGAGAGTTGCTTTTTCATGAAAGGGAAATCCGTTTTTGAAAAATTCCGGGCGCTGTTTGAAGAAGATTGGACCCGAAACAGCCTTCCGGCAGCGCCCCTCAATTTTAAAGAAAAAATAATTGCTGCCGGATTTAACCGGGTGTACAAAGAATATTGA
- a CDS encoding FtsX-like permease family protein — MIPLVRRFIRKQWRRFFITSLGVGLTVMLMLFLMSLYQGVKRGATSYVANCPADIWICQKNSTNILRSSSFLSVSLGEKIKETRGVSQVTGILRLLATADLNNTPVTFFLLGIDPQSSLAKPRTLVKGSADLHSQEIIVDQTLAAKFNLHLNDSLNVQGTNFRIIGITKATNAVIAQFCFTTVHDARKILGFSGFVSFFLIGSDKHVPLGKVIKNLKNKFPDLAFFSKKQFVANNINELKTGLLPVLLTVAFLGIIIGAAIILLMLYSSVLEKREDYAVLKAIGASHGFLARFVFKQSLLIALVGSLAGLFLYLAGAPVIVYFVPSVALHFTWQEAITVAGVALVMAGAGVWVPIHQLSKIYPTEVFRA; from the coding sequence ATGATTCCTTTGGTCAGACGATTTATTCGCAAGCAATGGAGAAGATTTTTTATTACCAGCCTTGGGGTGGGGCTTACGGTTATGCTCATGCTATTCTTGATGAGTCTGTATCAGGGCGTCAAGCGGGGCGCCACCAGCTACGTTGCCAATTGTCCCGCCGATATTTGGATTTGTCAAAAAAACTCCACCAACATTTTGCGGAGCTCATCCTTCCTGTCGGTTTCGTTGGGAGAAAAAATAAAAGAAACACGCGGCGTGAGTCAAGTAACGGGTATTCTCCGGTTATTGGCAACCGCAGACCTGAATAACACGCCTGTGACCTTTTTTCTGCTGGGGATTGATCCCCAAAGTAGCCTGGCCAAACCCCGAACTCTGGTCAAGGGCTCAGCTGATCTCCATTCGCAGGAAATCATCGTCGATCAGACACTGGCGGCAAAATTCAATCTGCATCTCAATGATTCACTGAATGTCCAGGGGACAAATTTTCGAATTATTGGGATTACAAAAGCAACGAATGCCGTCATTGCTCAGTTTTGTTTTACCACGGTGCACGATGCCCGAAAAATTCTCGGATTTTCCGGCTTTGTCAGTTTTTTTCTTATCGGGTCGGACAAACACGTACCATTAGGGAAGGTGATCAAAAACTTGAAGAATAAATTCCCGGACCTGGCGTTTTTCAGCAAAAAACAGTTTGTTGCCAACAACATCAATGAATTAAAAACAGGCCTGTTGCCGGTGCTTTTAACGGTGGCTTTTCTGGGGATCATTATTGGAGCGGCCATCATTCTATTAATGCTTTATAGTTCGGTTCTGGAAAAGCGGGAAGACTATGCTGTACTCAAGGCCATTGGAGCCAGTCACGGATTCCTTGCCCGTTTTGTCTTCAAGCAGTCCCTTTTGATTGCCCTTGTGGGATCGCTTGCAGGACTTTTTCTTTATTTGGCGGGCGCGCCCGTCATTGTATATTTTGTGCCGTCTGTGGCCCTTCACTTTACCTGGCAGGAGGCGATCACCGTTGCGGGGGTTGCACTCGTCATGGCCGGCGCCGGAGTTTGGGTCCCCATTCACCAGCTGTCCAAAATTTATCCAACTGAGGTGTTT